From a region of the Babylonia areolata isolate BAREFJ2019XMU chromosome 25, ASM4173473v1, whole genome shotgun sequence genome:
- the LOC143299936 gene encoding uncharacterized protein LOC143299936 — protein MTAFMCVKMGFNSSSCSVLLLFLFFFGPVCSSDCEKACPKANPFLLWVRRDDGLREGHPQPLSYRQHPQPESLAVCSDQRSPFVCVKADGVEPPEDLTSFTTSLLHERDVMHQLTWEGSFWTLGSGAFAHVHLGRLEPGGQCVVVKQFVHSPLSTIEREIQIHRSAAGTVHLKECCWDCAPQGVLLGLLKKCWQPSTAKAVCKSVKLPASRSRRRIR, from the exons ATGACGGCGTTTATGTGTGTGAAGATGGGGTTCAATTCTTCGTCCTGCAGCGTTCTGCtgttgttccttttcttcttcggcCCTGTCTGCTCCTCAG ACTGTGAGAAGGCGTGCCCCAAAGCCAACCCCTTCCTGTTATGGGTGAGAAGAGATGATGGACTGAGGGAGGGTCACCCacaaccactgagctatcgtcaACACCCACAGCCTGAAAGCCTCGCAGTATGCAGTGATCAGAGGTCACCGTTTGTCTGT GTCAAAGCGGACGGGGTGGAGCCACCGGAAGACCTGACGTCATTCACCACGTCACTGCTGCACGAGCGTGACGTCATGCACCAGCTGACGTGGGAGGGCAGTTTCTGGACACTGGGGTCAGGGGCCTTCGCGCACGTGCACCTGGGTCGGCTGGAACCCgggggtcagtgtgtggtggTCAAGCAGTTTGTCCACTCCCCTCTGTCCACCATTGAACGGGAGATCCAGATACATCG GAGTGCTGCTGGGACTGTACACCTCAAGGAGTGCTGCTGGGACTGTGCTCCTCAAGGAGTGCTGCTGGGACTGCTCAAGAAGTGCTGGCAGCCCAGTACTGCCAAAGCAGTTTGCAAGAGTGTCAA
- the LOC143299988 gene encoding uncharacterized protein LOC143299988: MYRYRTPAASPPLLDCSLRRPPPHNASLVFQLVPHSFTLHDWLKLPHALSTAQWLSVALQLAETMETLHRKCVLHNDLHSSNVLIHFPATTTATTVQKDTDCGFSRSVDHGLASRVRRSLAKVKATSLTLPRVTLIDFGHATFREGKVYDEDSEDSLASCRQLAPEVVRHQETSRSSDVFSLGHQLEMVVEALNSSALNHLAQWCKDPDPAARPPASEVVHRLRGMLLRELRAVVSSQHRAAAASLVEDSAARDWQSEASVAENVWPDPPFHHDVVGTVSRPACHPQQWPCSDRNSFHGDGKMWSENSNTKSCQPGVMENAMSRLRLPYITLTGEVEFHTDDMGQKVKIFDSEHTAIFTGQFLSSWDKVVVIKTKKDGNFFSIRYEAMVNAYLNETGWVPSLYGVIPLNKHDLNHFGIVQDMFAQGVTLEEVLERGLPRGITARVELAYQLTSLLHNVHSLHVLINNFKSDNILCACAGDGNCSDIRLIDVGTATGCEGMTYKGEETYLRRFPYLAPEVRRNGLTSFYSDVYSLCVLLDAVLDRQELLEGRDHTEDNGKDTLTHSPGDNGKDTLTHSPGDNGRDTSGDNGRDYCRNNSGDNNGSDSDGDDSGCTDRDHCREESWDTGRNISGDTGRNISGDNGRVNPRDSGSVTQFLETWKSLSALCLGDRPSLRPSTFQLKHFFWTFLKSGRETLI, encoded by the coding sequence atgtACAGATACAGAACCCCTgccgcctcccctcccctgctGGACTGCTCCCTCAGGCGCCCACCACCCCACAACGCCTCCCTCGTCTTTCAGCTCGTGCCACACAGCTTCACGCTTCACGATTGGCTCAAACTGCCCCACGCCCTCAGCACCGCCCAATGGCTGAGCGTGGCTCTTCAGTTGGCAGAAACCATGGAAACCTTACACCGCAAGTGCGTTCTGCACAACGATCTGCACTCCAGCAACGTACTGATACACTTCCCcgctactacaacagcaacaacagttcaAAAAGACACAGACTGCGGGTTTTCCCGTTCCGTCGACCACGGCCTTGCAAGCAGAGTGCGTCGCTCTTTGGCGAAGGTCAAGGCCACGTCCTTAACCTTGCCGAGGGTGACCTTGATCGACTTTGGCCACGCGACCTTCAGGGAGGGGAAGGTGTACGACGAGGACAGCGAGGACTCTTTGGCGTCGTGCCGACAGCTGGCCCCCGAGGTGGTCCGTCACCAGGAGACCTCCCGGAGCAGCGACGTGTTCTCCCTGGGTCACCAGCTGGAGATGGTGGTCGAGGCCCTCAACAGCTCCGCCCTTAACCACCTCGCCCAGTGGTGCAAGGACCCGGACCCAGCAGCCAGACCCCCGGCCTCTGAGGTTGTCCACAGACTGCGTGGGATGCTGCTAAGAGAACTCCGGGCTGTTGTTTCCAGTCAGCACAGAGCCGCTGCTGCCTCGCTGGTGGAAGACAGCGCCGCACGTGACTGGCAGAGCGAGGCGTCAGTCGCGGAGAACGTCTGGCCTGACCCCCCCTTTCACCACGACGTTGTGGGCACTGTCTCCAGACCAGCCTGTCACCCACAGCAGTGGCCGTGTTCTGACAGGAACAGTTTCCATGGAGATGGTAAAATGTGGTCGGAAAACTCCAACACGAAGTCATGCCAGCCTGGGGTGATGGAGAATGCCATGTCCAGACTCAGATTACCCTACATCACCCTCACCGGAGAAGTGGAGTTCCACACTGATGATATGGGCCAGAAAGTCAAAATCTTCGACTCGGAACACACGGCCATTTTTACGGGGCAGTTTCTCTCTTCGTGGGACAAGGTGGTTGTTATTAAAACTAAAAAGGACGGTAATTTTTTTAGCATCCGTTACGAAGCCATGGTCAACGCTTACCTCAACGAAACAGGCTGGGTTCCCAGTTTGTACGGAGTGATTCCTCTCAACAAGCACGACTTGAACCACTTTGGCATCGTCCAGGACATGTTCGCCCAAGGAGTCACCCTGGAAGAGGTGTTGGAACGAGGCTTGCCTCGAGGCATCACGGCGCGCGTGGAGCTGGCGTATCAGCTGACGTCATTGCTGCATAACGTTCACTCGCTTCACGTGCTCATTAACAACTTCAAGAGCGACAACATACTGTGCGCGTGCGCGGGCGACGGCAACTGTTCGGACATTAGGCTGATTGATGTGGGAACGGCCACGGGCTGTGAAGGGATGACCTACAAGGGGGAGGAAACCTACCTCCGTCGGTTCCCCTACCTGGCACCGGAAGTGCGTCGTAATGGCTTGACGTCATTTTATTCTGACGTGTACAGTCTGTGCGTTCTTCTAGACGCCGTGCTGGACAGACAAGAACTGCTGGAGGGCCGGGATCACACTGAGGATAATGGCAAGGATACTTTGACACACAGCCCCGGGGATAATGGCAAGGATACTTTGACACACAGCCCCGGGGATAATGGCAGAGATACCTCCGGTGATAATGGCAGAGATTATTGCAGAAATAATTCCGGGGATAATAATGGCAGCGATAGTGACGGGGATGATTCCGGGTGCACCGACAGGGACCATTGCAGAGAAGAGTCCTGGGATACTGGCAGAAACATCTCCGGGGATACTGGCAGAAACATCTCCGGGGATAATGGCAGAGTCAACCCCAGGGACAGTGGCAGTGTGACCCAGTTCCTGGAGACGTGGAAATCGCTGTCGGCGCTGTGTTTGGGTGACAGGCCCTCTCTCAGACCCAGCACCTTTCAACTGAAACATTTCTTCTGGACATTTTTGAAATCTGGTCGAGAGACATTGATCTGA